The Haloarcula laminariae sequence TCGAGTTTCAGTCCGGGTTGACCGGACCCATTCACACTCTGGGGGGTGTCGTCTGCGACGTCTCTAATGGTACTGAAAAGAACATCGGACTACAGTTCAATCTCATCTACTTGTCGGGATTCACCGGCCCCTTGTACTTCGACGTCACCGAATCTCCTTCCCGCCACTGCCAGTAGTAGTAGCGGTTGTCGTTGATCTCCTTGATCGTGATCGTCGCCTTCGCTGGCACGTCGTCCGGGAGGTCATCGGGGCGCTCCTCGATGTCGGCGTCGTCCGCCTCTTTCTCCTCGAGACGAGCTTCACGCTCCTTGTATTCGGCCAACGCCTCGGCGTAGCTGGCAACGTCCCGAAGATGCTCCGATGAGGCTTCGTTGAGAGTGTTGACGATCTCCGTTGGGAGGTTCGCCGGTGGGGTCGGGGGTTCGTAGGACATCGGCTGCTCTCGTGTTAACCAACACTACCCGTGACTCCATAGTTTTGTTGGTTAAGACGATGGGGACGGTTCTCGCGATTGCTGGCTGTAACACTACTCGAAACTTCTTCATATATAAGATTCGTACTATGTTACACCGTGCTCCGGCGCATCGAACTCGAGGTCCTCGCCACGGTCGACCGCGGCGACACGATCTCCGAGCTCGCGACGAAGCTCGACCACAGCGAGAGCTACCTCTCCCGTGCCGTCGCCGACCTCGTCGAGAAGGGGCTCGTCTACACGGAACGCGACGGCCGCCGAAAACGAGTCGTCCCGTCGGATGCTCGTGCCGTCGAATGCTACCAGGACCTCGTTCGCCAGCACTCCCACATCGGCTTCCCCGAGCTGCTAACCGGGAAGGCACTCGAAGTGCTGTACTACCTCGACCAGTCGCGAACGGTCTCCGAGATTGCCGACCGGAGCGACAACTACCGCAACACGGTCAACCGGGTCCTCAAGCGGTTTCGCGACCGGGGTCTCGTCGGGACCGTCGACAGCCACTACGAGTTCAATGCCGACTTCGACCGTCTCCACGAGTTCGTCCGTGAACTCGCACATCATCTGCATCGCCAGCGCCTCGAAGCCGTTGCCCCGAAGGGCACGATTCTCTGGGAAAACTACGACGAATTCCTCGCCCAGGCCGAGACGGAAATCGACGACGAAGGGTTCCACGAAACCGGCCTCGCTCGATTCGCGGCCTTCGACCTCCAGTTCCTGCTCACCGGCCACCGCTACTACGTCTACTCCGAGGACCTTGACGCAGTCTCGCCGGCGGAGCTCTGCTGTCACACTCTCTTGATCGACGATGGCAGCCGCCACCGCCCGTACTGTCTCCTCCTGCTCAGCCACGTCGACGTCGACGAGGAGGCTCTCCGAGCGCAGGCGGCGAAGTATGGCCTCGAAGACGAAATCGACGCCTTGCTGCGCTACCTCGAGACGCACGGCGAGGTCGACGACGACCGGCTCCCGGAGTGGGACGAGTTTCAGGAGCTGGCGGCTGACTACGAGGTGCCACTATCCTGAGACAGAACATCGTCACCAGCCGTAGCGTCAGCCGGCGTCAGTTCGGGTCGTAGGGATTCGTTGCTGTCTCGAGCCGATAGACATCCTCGACAGCGTCAAAATCGTCGTCAAACGCATACAGGTAGCCGAGCCCCTCGGTTTGCATATACGCGATAATGCAGGCGTCGACGAAGGAGAGCGGTTCGTGTTGGCGAAAGAGGGCCTTCCCGGTCGCGAGGGCGTCGGTGGTGAGTGAATCGATGTGGAAGCGGGCGTTTTCTTCGATGCGATCGAGGAGGTCGACGGCTGCGTCGTGGCCGGCGTGGGTCGTGAGGCCGTTGAGCGTTTCCGCGAGCACGTAGTCGAGGACGACTGCCTCCGGTAGCTCTCCATTGTCAATGCCTTGGAGCACGGGAAGCGCGGCATCGTGGGATCCATCCCGCCGGTATGCGGCGGCAAAGAGGACTGTCGTATCGATCAGTGCACGGGGCATTTACTCTACGTCGACGTCACCAGAACGCTTTGCGTTCTGGTTGGCAGACGAGAGCCGTCGGCTCTCGTCGACGCCCCAGGCGTCGTGATCGCTCGTGACATCGGTCGGCTCCTCACCAGCGTAGCCGTCGAAGTCGGCGAACGTGCCCGTTTGCTGTTGGATGACGTGGACTCGAATGCTCCCGTCGTCCTCGAGCTGCCACCGGAGCTGATCGCCATCGTCGATATTGAGTTCACGCCGAATCCGTGCGGGGATGTTTGCCTGGTTTCCAGACACCTTGCTTTCGGCGTCGATTCTGTCGCTGCTCATACCTCACGGTAGGTGACCAGCCGGGAAAAGTCTAGTGTGCCGCCACACTACTCAGTCGCATAAGAGCGATTCCGACGAGAAAGATGGCGATTTACCCTGAGGTCGTTGGGAGCCGACCATCCGGACGTGGAACACGACCCTGCTTAATCTCGTGATCCACCCGACGTAGATGCTTGCAGCCTCCTTCGGGTGAGCGCTGTTGCCAGTCAGGGCAGGTACACGACTTGTCGATGACGTCGACTTTGTACCGGTTCCCGGACGCGGACTGCACCTCGTAGCGGCCACCTTTCGAAAGGAGCGAGACGTCCATCGCTTCGGCGACGGCACGCTTCGTGCGGGGCTCGAGGTCGTTCTGCGACTGTGCGTTCTCGTCGACGACCAGCCGGTCGCGAACGTCGCCCGTTCGGCCACCATCGGGAGCGACGGCTTCCGCAGGGCCACTGAGCCGCTCGTGGAGCACTTCCTCCACCGGATGGCCTTCCGGCCACAGGTAGTGAACCTCACGGCGCTCGCGATGATCGTAGGAGCCGCACGCGGCTGCGCTCCCAGTCCAGACACGCCACGCCCCGAGTGCTGCCATCACGTCGACGATGACTCGCGGAACAGCCTCGTACTCGTCGGGGTAGAACATCCGGAAGCGAGTACACTCCGCCTGCGGCGGAACCGTCTTCCACCACTCGACGTCGGCGTCCCAGCTCTCGTACATCGCCTTGTCCTCCCCGTAGCCGACGGTCACGCTGTCGACCTGCGGTACCTTCACCGATGTCTCGTCAGCCTTGCCTTCGAGCAGCCGAAGCACGGCGTACCGGAGATACCCGTGATTCGGATTGTCTGATGATTGGGCGACCTGCTCGTGGTGCTCTGCGACTCGCTCTGCCTCATCGAGAACGGTCGTTAGATATCGGTCGGTCATGGGTCGATGGAGACGGGAGTGCGCCTCCGCCCCTCCGCGGGCGCAGAAAAACTTAACCAACGAATAGCGATCATTCGTAT is a genomic window containing:
- a CDS encoding MarR family transcriptional regulator, whose protein sequence is MLRRIELEVLATVDRGDTISELATKLDHSESYLSRAVADLVEKGLVYTERDGRRKRVVPSDARAVECYQDLVRQHSHIGFPELLTGKALEVLYYLDQSRTVSEIADRSDNYRNTVNRVLKRFRDRGLVGTVDSHYEFNADFDRLHEFVRELAHHLHRQRLEAVAPKGTILWENYDEFLAQAETEIDDEGFHETGLARFAAFDLQFLLTGHRYYVYSEDLDAVSPAELCCHTLLIDDGSRHRPYCLLLLSHVDVDEEALRAQAAKYGLEDEIDALLRYLETHGEVDDDRLPEWDEFQELAADYEVPLS
- a CDS encoding PIN domain-containing protein is translated as MPRALIDTTVLFAAAYRRDGSHDAALPVLQGIDNGELPEAVVLDYVLAETLNGLTTHAGHDAAVDLLDRIEENARFHIDSLTTDALATGKALFRQHEPLSFVDACIIAYMQTEGLGYLYAFDDDFDAVEDVYRLETATNPYDPN